Proteins co-encoded in one Plasmodium berghei ANKA genome assembly, chromosome: 11 genomic window:
- a CDS encoding 6-cysteine protein — translation MSKMIHVKNIITSILVIVILCLNGITSKKSVDLANLVKNIITLNASPGETVEFTCPYTNKELEGINQQEQDNFNENLICFEYISVMNTIYRIQDYVRGAYNIKSISENNVHKSEFTIPPIVVHSRNFSCYCYMEKENKVVRKVLKVYIPRRSKKASGCDFNYDYRTSAAITIDGAVNYRVNKVCDAYTKSGEDLVLLCPLNYSIKPNNCFTNVYVKNEDIVNNENELNNHYYNKVWDENNYKVVNSSTLFNNELITHGDKSSIFTKLPVNNDQKYFSCICQSADGSDVLMMNVYMNKAQNNNDFKYSRTFVKNNEEVSIASYYRSSRTTSNGFVFIFSKIFIFIFLVNYYIFF, via the coding sequence ATGAGCAAGATGATtcatgtaaaaaatataataacaagTATATTAGTAATTGTGATACTTTGCTTAAATGGAATTACAAGCAAAAAATCAGTTGATTTAGCCAATTTagtgaaaaatattattacattaAATGCATCACCAGGGGAAACAGTCGAATTTACATGTCCTTATACAAATAAGGAACTAGAAGGAATAAATCAACAAGAACAAgataattttaatgaaaacttaatatgttttgaatatatatcagTAATGAatactatatatagaaTACAAGATTATGTTCGTGGTGcgtataatataaaaagcaTTTCAGAAAATAATGTTCATAAATCTGAATTTACTATTCCACCTATTGTTGTACATAGTAGAAATTTTTCTTGTTATTGTTATatggaaaaagaaaataaagttGTTAGAAAAGtattaaaagtatatattcCAAGGCGTTCAAAAAAAGCATCAGGATGTGATTTTAATTATGACTACAGAACATCTGCAGCTATAACTATAGATGGTGCTGTAAACTATAGAGTAAACAAAGTATGTGATGCATATACAAAAAGTGGAGAAGATcttgtattattatgtcCCCTTAATTATAGCATAAAACCTAACAACTGTTTTACTAATGTATATGTTAAAAATGAGGATATTGTTAATAATGAAAACgaattaaataatcattattataataaagtatgggatgaaaataattataaagtTGTTAACTCATCAACtctttttaataatgaaCTGATTACACATGGAGATAAATCCTCTATATTTACAAAGTTGCCTGTGAATAAtgatcaaaaatatttttcttgtATATGTCAATCAGCTGATGGATCAGATGTTTTAATGATGAACGTTTATATGAACAAAgctcaaaataataatgattttaaatattcaagaacatttgtaaaaaataatgaagaagTTTCAATTGCATCTTACTATAGATCAAGTAGAACAACTAGTAATggttttgtttttatttttagtaaaatatttatttttatttttttagtaaattattacattttcttttaa
- a CDS encoding SET domain protein, putative, with amino-acid sequence MHHDIPYNDKQKHEQKYNRENMNINQKNELLEIVNEIPKLYEDKKNEIISSLIYSYIHKYPKSIESYERFINFYIQIKNYKSALNLLYAVIYLDKDNKKFIELMKKCEEKLVSKICKIPAIYKSQISYPEKMGLYRDRQHIINSLNNETIAMYGQNGPHHYMNDNTTEPVLSEDIFNNKIHIVKQGKHYIALAKHNVEPGEIIFQEKPYMLTQHVFSNNYTYSTCYHCLKERNVSEKSYACPINPHDCPYIFCNWKCLINNIKVHEIECSILPIIYAASKESGIMYYTVLHIFRVLIKTRIERNYNNRKYNILNDIFSVYSYYNVVKENQKNIFKSFNILANRIVLEFPSSFYLYLKQNELVEFMLIIWQYSPFIKYYSPSSILQNINPEITFGLVYSPILSKLHHSCIPTCSYYYDENGMLTIRAICKIPEGGKLCINILPDQYLPLKIRKSFKGIPRVFACDCIRCSDPTENNLHLRSMKCPKCVIGYIYPIKTEALVEALKLHWYDQEMNNTISNDSENPNELDIIHNEENMIFQKNISLNSFLKFSKQSEGNINGSNSAYDNKNGKNISQNKAKDMKNSSEINKKSIGQSSSKNSHTHYLNEEKKKKICSNLEKEIERWICSNCGNLSLKGNKKCVKLENKIYLLYNEAENNYIKGNVITARNQLLKLSNEFFNIFHPNHYIIFNVNVLLAGLLRHDPNKQVFDSLIFFRKAIIAADNVLPPCSLEKIHLYACLAHYTFNCSNISKLYNKGFGWSSKFIFDPMYASIWNSYTITGYKSTLTILLLQKLRTYSISMNKFTPHMDIELHINRKDEFSDFYRKVTRNKNESFKQIKQVAKNDPFYPIYMACQCMDINFEENKYFVNIFKSFKNIYYLGNGLNALCLASAFGNVNLVKVLLKLNYSLFFKNELNINALLHMASSYLPDEQDAYHSNYYYTLLKEIELQHVELELFEKDYFGDINTASNDPYNQNFEKKHNYMNPYNFKNNIENPVPFDLLLDDEFVYGEKSKDMDNRQKNILILFISHLYNVQKKKKKIYKRNLKFNKKIMANQAYNFISKSEASNTSSSDKESESDVSSIKIDEYHNKYNHLRVIKNHEDASSDINRRSNDIYRRKSARKKKMKNLSYNGNKVLTNLSEEENIGDLNNSKSHRNNDDSDNNNINNNSKFNRSLKSLENIDELSINGKKKKQNSEKKFKNEINEYSGSSNSSTFDKNSSINSQNGFEKHYYDEYNIDIESTSETSEYVLNNKMNNYFCEKLLIQSVSHKLLGFNNALHYACIRGKRELAKQLLISGVPVMLLNGEGNTPLHMSAFSGHNEIVKTLIEFKTDVNSVNTNGETPLMLATYQLHFNVIKTLIEHNASVVVNGVDIDTPNNKAINNYSISNSIARNNNNTILHCLVYGILKTHKIFYKNKLDMDDTATVVSHGFSELTSSKYLTQTSTYLNINHTISNIPIIEQLSHDFFLLPFKLLHRIKKAIIIIKYLMIHCPIYLYEIKNSNGYNPFELLKAIWKKLCERRIEILGVSDLRMSSFSDNQKNIVFQGWSLITSLINILLSILRTDTSVLTSIYKNFICIKDPNNSTIQLKEIEKKSKNSEEQSKETTNKNEAILKKTSLIMNKSGENEKKNDAKPKVSKKVFLKKIKPPLIKNKS; translated from the coding sequence ATGCACCATGATATCCCTTATAATGATAAACAAAAACatgaacaaaaatataatagggaaaatatgaatataaaccaaaaaaatgaactGCTAGAAATCGTTAACGAAATTCCAAAGCTATATGAAGATAAGAAGAATGAAATAATCTCATCtttaatatatagttaTATTCACAAATACCCAAAGTCGATAGAATCATATGAAagatttataaatttttatattcaaataaaaaattataagagtgcattaaatttgttatatgctgtaatatatttggaTAAAGacaacaaaaaatttattgaattaatgaaaaaatgtgaagaaaaattagtttcaaaaatatgtaaaattccagcaatatataaaagtCAGATATCTTACCCTGAAAAAATGGGATTATATAGAGATAGAcaacatataataaacagCCTAAATAATGAAACGATAGCTATGTATGGACAAAATGGTCCACATCATTATATGAACGACAATACTACCGAACCTGTGTTAAGTGAAGACATATTcaacaataaaatacatatagTTAAACAAGGAAAGCATTATATTGCTTTGGCTAAGCATAATGTTGAACCTGgagaaataatatttcaagAAAAACCTTATATGTTAACACAACAtgttttttcaaataactATACATATTCAACATGCTACCATTGCTTAAAGGAAAGAAATGTTAGTGAGAAAAGTTATGCATGCCCAATAAACCCACATGATTgtccatatattttttgtaattggAAATgcttaataaataatataaaggTTCATGAAATTGAATGTTCGATATTACCAATAATTTATGCAGCCTCTAAAGAATCAGGAATAATGTATTATACAGTACTCCATATATTTAGagttttaataaaaacaagaattgaaagaaattataataatagaaaatataatatattaaatgatatatttagtgtttattcatattataatgtagttaaagaaaatcaaaaaaatatatttaaatcatttaatattttagcAAATAGAATAGTACTAGAATTCCCatcttcattttatttatatctaaAGCAAAATGAACTCGTTGAGTTCATGTTAATTATATGGCAATATTCtccatttataaaatattattcacCATCGtcaattttacaaaatataaatcctGAAATAACGTTTGGTTTGGTTTATTCACcaattttatcaaaattacATCATAGTTGTATACCAACTTGTAGCTACTACTATGATGAAAATGGGATGTTAACTATTCGAGCAATTTGTAAAATACCTGAAGGTGGGAAATTAtgcattaatatattaccTGATCAATATTTACCTCttaaaattagaaaaagtTTTAAAGGCATACCAAGGGTTTTTGCCTGTGATTGTATTAGATGCTCAGACCCAACAGAAAATAATCTACATTTAAGAAGCATGAAATGCCCTAAATGTGTAATTGGATACATCTATCCTATAAAAACAGAAGCATTAGTTGAAGCATTAAAACTTCATTGGTATGATCAAGAAATGAATAATACTATATCAAACGATAGTGAAAATCCTAATGAATTAgatattatacataatgaagaaaatatgatatttcaaaaaaatataagtcttaattcctttttaaaattttctaaaCAAAGTGaaggaaatataaatggtAGTAATTCAGCATATGATAACAAAAAtggtaaaaatatatctcaaaataaagcaaaagatatgaaaaatagttccgaaataaataaaaaatcgaTAGGACAATCAAGTAGTAAAAATTCACACACACACTATTTAAAtgaagagaaaaaaaaaaaaatatgttccaatttagaaaaagaaattgaAAGATGGATATGCTCAAATTGTGGAAATTTATCACTAAAgggtaataaaaaatgtgttaAATTAgagaacaaaatatatttgttatataatgaagcagaaaataattatattaaaggAAATGTAATTACGGCTAGAAATCAACTACTAAAACTTTCCAAcgaattttttaatatttttcatccaaatcattatataatatttaatgttAATGTATTATTAGCAGGACTATTAAGACATGATCCAAATAAACAAGTTTTTgattctttaattttttttagaaaagCAATTATAGCAGCAGATAATGTATTACCTCCGTGTTCATTagaaaaaattcatttatatgCATGCTTGGCGCATTACACATTTAACTGTTctaatatttcaaaattatataataaaggTTTTGGATGGTCTAGCAAATTCATTTTTGATCCTATGTATGCATCTATATGGAACTCATATACTATTACAGGATATAAATCAACATTAACTATTTTActtttacaaaaattaagGACATACAGTATATCTATGAATAAATTTACTCCTCATATGGATATAGAACTTCATATAAACAGAAAAGATGAATTTTCTGATTTTTATCGTAAAGTTACACGTAACAAAAATGAATCATTTAAACAGATTAAACAGGTTGCGAAAAATGATCCGTTTTATCCAATATATATGGCTTGTCAATGTATGGATATAAATTTTgaggaaaataaatactttgttaatatatttaaatcttttaaaaatatttactatTTAGGAAATGGTTTAAATGCATTATGTTTAGCATCTGCCTTTGGGAATGTCAATCTTGTTAaagtattattaaaattaaattattctcttttttttaaaaatgaattaaatattaatgcaCTTTTGCACATGGCTAGCTCCTATTTACCAGACGAACAAGATGCATATCActcaaattattattacacgTTACTAAAAGAAATAGAATTACAACATGTTGAATTAGAACTTTTTGAAAAGGATTATTTTGGGGACATAAATACTGCTTCTAATGATCCATATAATCagaattttgaaaaaaaacataattacATGAAtccatataattttaaaaacaatatagaAAATCCAGTTCCATTTGATCTACTACTGGATGACGAATTTGTATATGGAGAAAAAAGCAAGGATATGGATAACCGTCAGAAAAATAttctaattttatttataagtCATTTGTATAAtgttcaaaaaaaaaaaaaaaaaatatataaaaggaacctaaaatttaacaaaaaaattatggcCAACCAagcatataattttatatccAAAAGCGAAGCAAGTAATACTAGCAGTAGCGATAAGGAAAGTGAAAGTGATGTTAGTTCGATAAAAATTGATGAATATcacaataaatataatcatTTGAGAGTAATAAAGAATCATGAAGATGCGAGTTCAGATATCAATAGACGTAGCAACGACATATATAGACGAAAAAGTGCtcgaaaaaagaaaatgaaaaatctAAGTTATAACGGTAATAAAGttttaacaaatttgtCTGAAGAGGAAAATATTGGCGATTTGAACAACAGCAAATCACATAGAAACAATGATGAtagtgataataataatattaataataatagtaaattCAATAGGTCTTTGAAGAGTCTCGAAAATATTGATGAATTGAGTATAAatgggaaaaaaaagaaacaaaattctgaaaaaaaatttaaaaatgagataaatgaatatagcGGAAGTAGTAATAGTTCAacatttgataaaaattctAGCATAAATAGTCAAAACGGTTTTGAAAAACATTATTatgatgaatataatatagatatagAATCTACTTCTGAAACCTCAGAATATGtgttaaataataaaatgaataattatttttgtgaAAAATTGCTAATACAATCAGTTTCACATAAGCTGTTAGGCTTTAATAATGCGTTACATTATGCATGTATAAGGGGAAAAAGAGAGTTAGCTAAACAACTTTTAATAAGTGGAGTTCCTGTGATGCTATTGAATGGAGAAGGTAATACGCCGTTACATATGAGTGCATTTAGTGGTCATAATGAAATTGTTAAAACATTAATTGAATTTAAAACTGATGTAAATTCTGTAAACACAAACGGAGAAACGCCACTGATGTTAGCAACTTATCAATTACATTTTAATGTGATAAAAACTTTAATTGAACACAATGCAAGTGTAGTTGTAAATGGTGTAGATATTGATACTCCAAATAATAAAgctataaataattattccATTAGTAATAGTATTGctagaaataataataacacaATATTACATTGTTTAGTATATGGTATATTAAAAActcataaaattttttataaaaacaaattagaTATGGATGATACAGCTACAGTTGTTAGCCACGGATTTAGTGAATTAACTTCTTCGAAATATTTAACACAAACATCAacttatttaaatattaatcaTACAATTTCAAATATTCCTATTATTGAACAGTTATCTCatgatttttttcttttaccttttaaattattgcacagaataaaaaaagctattattataataaaatatttaatgatACATTGTcctatttatttatatgaaattaaaaattctaATGGTTACAACCCTTTTGAATTGTTAAAGGCTAtttggaaaaaattatgtgaAAGAAGAATAGAAATATTAGGTGTTTCAGATTTAAGAATGTCATCTTTTAGTGATaaccaaaaaaatattgtttttcaAGGATGGTCTCTCATAACTTCATTAATCAATATACTCTTGTCTATTCTTCGGACAGATACATCTGTTTTGACTTcgatttataaaaatttcatATGCATTAAGGATCCAAATAATTCTACAATacaattaaaagaaattgaaaaaaaatctaAAAATAGCGAGGAACAATCGAAAGAAACTACAAACAAAAATGAGgcaattttaaaaaaaacatcaCTAATTATGAACAAGTCAGgcgaaaatgaaaaaaaaaatgacgCGAAACCAAAGGTTTCAAAAAAAGTATTTCTTAAGAAAATTAAACCGCCTTtaataaagaataaaaGCTAG
- a CDS encoding longevity-assurance (LAG1) protein, putative produces the protein MKLDTIFKILLLITIIFTIQEIWPLYELIKKIRNGNILFFIKEEFHRLYAFFCLYNLKEDIKIFSTNTNVSPKPRYFVFFVLSGCVTFIVKLILNKISTLIGECLIPKRKWSPYIRRIKLGRFNVMFFNLIYFSLISVFGFISLKDQIYFPAEMGGQGKTSAYFVEYPNQKTSNLIHIYYFLNGGYLLTSVYSLLKSEKLPDFYENFLQHFCAMILVYFSYGHNLIRVGAIIMLCHDICEIFSSACRVFVDTRYKFITVSSFCILFLSWGYLRLYIFAKNCILPIHKNYNVFSSLIRVETFIWITFLLLVILLMNSYWFVLMAKMFIHFVTSGKTEDILTRVTEIEEKEKTIEMKNK, from the exons ATGAAACTTGATacaattttcaaaatattattattaattacaataatatttacaatTCAGGAAATATGGCCCTTATATgaattgataaaaaaaatacgtAATGgaaacattttattttttatcaaagaAGAATTTCATAGATtgtatgcatttttttgtttatataatttaaaagaagACATTAAGATATTTTCTACAAATACAAATGTTTCCCCAAAACCCCggtattttgttttttttgtattaagTGGGTGTGTAACATTTATAGTAAAATtgatattaaataaaatttctaCTTTGATTGGAGAATGTCTTATTCCGAAGAG AAAATGGAGCCCTTATATTCGACGAATTAAACTTGGAAGGTTTAACGtcatgttttttaatttgatatatttttctctaATAAGTGTATTTGGATTTATTTCTCTGAAAgatcaaatatattttccagCAGAAATGGGAGGGCAAGGAAAAACAAGTGCCTATTTTGTAg aatatCCAAATCAAAAAACATCAAActtaattcatatatactACTTTTTGAATGGTGgatatttattaacatctgtatattcattattaaaGTCTGAAAAATTACCagatttttatgaaaattttttgcAACACTTTTGTGCAATGATAttagtttatttttcatatggTCATAACCTCATAAGAGTTGGAGCCATTATTATGTTATGCCATGATATATGTGAGATATTTTCTTCAGC GTGCCGAGTATTTGTTGATACAAGGTACAAATTTATAACCGTTTCATCATTttgcattttatttttgagtTGGGGATATTTACgattatacatatttgcaaaaaattgtattttgccaattcacaaaaattataatgtatTCAGCTCACTAATTCGTGTCGAAACATTCATATGGAtcacttttttattacttgttattttattaatgaaTTCTTATTGGTTTGTATTGATGGCAAAAATGTTTATCCACTTTGTCACAAGTGGAAAAACTGAAGACATTCTAACAAGAGTTACAGAAATTGAAGAAAAGGAGAAAACAAtcgaaatgaaaaataaataa
- a CDS encoding triose phosphate transporter: MKENDKNEYGTFPITINENYGDKIGDLQYKNFYNSLYEKVKLALLFITWYTLNVFYNVDNKKILNITKLPWTASCAQLFIGWIFISAYWGTGYKKIPKIFSYELFLKNIIIQSICHNMVHFGAVISMSSTSVSFTHVVKACEPVFTAILSIVLLKHYLKFSKYVCLIIIVGGVICASVKEIHFTMFAFVCALISNLGSSLRSIYAKKMMINKSSIGENLTGSNIYAFITIFSALISLPFVLIFEGKQAYKFITEFETTQSNYTLNEVYIRLVLSGVWYYLNNEVAFMCLERVNQVTHAVANSLKRIVIIVSSIIIFKTQITFLGAAGSAVTIIGAFLYSII; this comes from the coding sequence ATGAAGGAAAATgacaaaaatgaatatgGAACTTTTCCAATAactataaatgaaaattatggAGATAAAATTGGCGATttacaatataaaaatttttacaattcTTTATATGAAAAGGTTAAATTAgcacttttatttataacatGGTACACattaaatgttttttataatgttgataataaaaaaatattaaatattacaaaattaCCATGGACAGCTAGTTGTGCTCAGTTATTTATTGGAtggatatttatatcaGCATATTGGGGTACTgggtataaaaaaattccaaaaatattttcttatgagttatttttaaaaaatataataattcagAGTATATGTCATAATATGGTTCATTTTGGAGCAGTTATATCAATGTCATCAACATCAGTTTCATTTACACATGTTGTTAAAGCATGTGAACCTGTATTTACAGCCATATTATCTATAgtattattaaaacattatttaaaatttagtAAATATGTGTGCCTTATAATTATTGTTGGTGGTGTTATATGTGCTAGTGTTAAAGAAATTCATTTTACTATGTTTGCTTTTGTTTGTGCACTAATATCAAATCTCGGATCCTCTTTAAGATCGAtttatgcaaaaaaaatgatgataaatAAATCGTCAATTGGAGAAAATTTAACAGgatcaaatatttatgcttttataactattttttctgCACTAATATCTTTGccatttgttttaatatttgaAGGAAAACAAgcttataaatttataacaGAATTTGAAACCACACAATCAAACTATACATTAAATGAAGTATATATACGATTAGTTTTAAGTGGTGTATGGTATTATCTAAATAATGAAGTTGCATTCATGTGCTTAGAACGAGTTAACCAAGTTACACATGCTGTTGCTAATTCATTAAAAAGAATTGTTATAATAGTTTCCtcaattattatattcaaaacACAAATAACTTTCCTCGGGGCGGCTGGTTCAGCTGTTACAATTATCGGGGCATTTCTTTATTCTATTATTTAA